One segment of Lachancea thermotolerans CBS 6340 chromosome E complete sequence DNA contains the following:
- the FMP30 gene encoding N-acetylphosphatidylethanolamine-hydrolyzing phospholipase D (similar to uniprot|Q02883 Saccharomyces cerevisiae YPL103C): MPAITRSMKLGCKSGLLLPSTRVKPGTRNVSFERYQSDSDKGRPRGNGYFRKALLTILVPYTGYALYIITKARDEIKEREQQLKDCEDDRTFESTLLKYSPLEILGRFANPFKEYRVLTLFEFSLNRILELFERNRGGIPTDTRSLGLLMPVHKPSWASAESLSSSNEKLNVRILDVNEDLGPANIEPTHKPVYSTWLGQSCNMVIYDNFRILTDPLFTDHLIHETLGPKRITPMPAKIEDVPTPDVILVSHNHPDHLDFKSLEFWGSQSKTRPLWIVPKGMGEFLKNHAVENIIELSWWETAQIAKGNSTYNISCTPAMHWSGRSLVDTNRSLWCSFLFSHNTQPIMFHAGDTGYVWDLFKRISNRYGSGVKLALLPCGQYCPSWHQKPRHISPEEVLKIRDDLKAQNVLGVHWGTFVLSGEYFREPKEKLEMLAEWHGIKSSCYCPELGKTITIN; the protein is encoded by the coding sequence ATGCCTGCTATTACAAGATCCATGAAACTTGGCTGCAAAAGTGGACTCCTACTTCCCAGTACAAGGGTCAAGCCCGGTACTCGCAATGtcagctttgaaagatacCAAAGTGATTCAGACAAAGGAAGACCGCGTGGCAATGGCTACTTCAGGAAGGCACTTTTGACAATTTTGGTTCCTTACACCGGATACGCACTTTACATCATTACCAAGGCGCGGGACGAAATAAAAGAAcgagagcagcagcttaAAGATTGCGAAGATGATAGAACGTTTGAATCCACACTACTCAAGTACTCACCGTTGGAAATTCTTGGTCGGTTTGCGAATCCTTTCAAGGAGTATCGGGTCCTCACCCTATTCGAATTTTCACTTAACAGGATTTtagagctctttgaaagaaatcgCGGCGGAATACCTACAGATACGCGCTCATTGGGCTTGCTAATGCCTGTCCATAAGCCTAGCTGGGCTAGCGCGGAATCTTTGAGCAGTAGTAACGAGAAACTTAATGTTCGCATTTTGGACGTCAATGAGGATCTGGGGCCCGCCAACATTGAGCCCACGCACAAGCCAGTCTACTCGACATGGCTAGGGCAATCTTGCAACATGGTAATTTACGACAATTTCAGAATTTTGACAGACCCATTATTTACAGACCATTTAATCCATGAGACACTGGGGCCCAAGAGAATCACGCCAATGCCGGCTAAAATAGAAGATGTACCTACGCCAGATGTCATATTAGTGTCGCACAACCATCCCGATCACCTGGACTTTAAGAGCTTGGAGTTTTGGGGATCACAGAGCAAAACCAGACCTTTGTGGATAGTTCCCAAGGGCATGGGGGAATTTCTGAAAAACCACGCAGTTGAAAATATCATAGAGCTTTCTTGGTGGGAAACAGCCCAGATTGCGAAGGGCAATTCTACCTACAACATTTCATGCACCCCAGCAATGCACTGGTCTGGTAGGTCGCTCGTGGATACAAACAGATCTCTCTGGTGCTCATTCTTGTTTTCGCACAACACTCAGCCTATTATGTTTCACGCCGGTGACACTGGTTACGTGTGGGACTTATTCAAGAGAATCAGTAACAGGTATGGCAGCGGTGTCAAACTTGCGCTACTTCCGTGTGGACAGTATTGTCCATCCTGGCACCAGAAGCCCAGACATATAAGCCCTGAGGAGGTGTTGAAAATTAGAGACGATCTAAAAGCTCAAAACGTCTTGGGGGTTCACTGGGGCACCTTTGTACTCAGCGGGGAGTATTTCCGCGAACCGAAAGAAAAGCTCGAAATGCTGGCGGAGTGGCATGGGATCAAAAGCAGCTGTTATTGCCCCGAGTTAGGGAAGACCATTACTATTAACTGA
- the ECM31 gene encoding 3-methyl-2-oxobutanoate hydroxymethyltransferase (similar to uniprot|P38122 Saccharomyces cerevisiae YBR176W ECM31 Ketopantoate hydroxymethyltransferase required for pantothenic acid biosynthesis converts 2-oxoisovalerate into 2- dehydropantoate), with the protein MIRNAVHHLHRSYSSYLSPVVRPKTLADLFSKHVSREPITMITAYDYISGSWAQAANCDMILVGDSLAMCALGYESTTEISLEEFCFHVQAVSRSPGDAFIVVDMPFGSFESSIEKGVETAISLMKCSPKVGALKLEVGSHSLSTHNPDYSLKLAAELCSRGIPVMGHIGLTPQRVHSLGGYKVQGSRSAQDAAAIFETARQLKKLGCFSILVECVPHKVSQHITETLDIPTIGIGAGSGTSGQVLVQSDILGMLPGRVPKLAQKYTDLHAQSVDALKHYVADVTLHKFPDNDKNGFKIKEDVWREFLEIVE; encoded by the coding sequence ATGATAAGGAATGCTGTCCACCATTTGCACAGGAGCTATTCAAGCTATCTTTCTCCTGTAGTGCGCCCTAAAACGCTCGCGGATCTTTTCTCCAAGCATGTATCCCGTGAGCCAATCACTATGATCACGGCCTATGACTATATAAGCGGGAGCTGGGCCCAGGCTGCCAATTGCGACATGATCTTAGTCGGTGACTCGCTGGCGATGTGCGCACTAGGCTATGAATCTACTACGGAGATCAGCCTGGAAGAGTTTTGTTTCCATGTACAAGCTGTTAGCCGCTCGCCAGGAGACGCCTTTATTGTTGTGGATATGCCTTTTGGCAGCTTCGAGTCCAGTATAGAGAAGGGTGTGGAAACAGCTATTTCGCTTATGAAGTGCTCTCCCAAAGTTGGAGCGCTGAAATTGGAAGTTGGCAGCCATTCTCTAAGCACACACAATCCTGACTACTCCTTGAAGTTGGCAGCAGAGCTTTGCTCAAGAGGCATCCCTGTGATGGGCCACATAGGCCTGACGCCCCAACGCGTTCACTCGCTGGGCGGCTACAAAGTTCAAGGAAGCCGGTCTGCACAAGATGCAGCAGCCATATTCGAAACTGCACgccagttgaagaagctagGTTGCTTCTCAATTTTGGTTGAGTGCGTCCCGCACAAAGTCTCGCAGCATATCACGGAGACCCTTGATATTCCAACAATCGGCATAGGGGCCGGTTCTGGCACTAGCGGCCAGGTCTTAGTCCAATCAGACATCCTCGGTATGCTGCCTGGAAGAGTCCCTAAGCTTGCACAAAAATATACAGATTTGCATGCCCAAAGCGTGGACGCTCTCAAGCACTACGTAGCAGATGTTACACTGCATAAATTTCCGGATAACGATAAAAATggtttcaagatcaaggagGATGTGTGGCGTGAATTCCTAGAGATTGTCGAATGA
- a CDS encoding KLTH0E13508p (weakly similar to uniprot|Q08268 Saccharomyces cerevisiae YOL119C MCH4 Protein with similarity to mammalian monocarboxylate permeases which are involved in transport of monocarboxylic acids across the plasma membrane mutant is not deficient in monocarboxylate transport): MSETKLEGREETLVDNDLSLFPDGGREAYTVVAGACMGLTSVFGVVNSVGAIQAYISEHQLKAVRTSTVSWIFALYVFAVFASNVLCGCYFDRNGCRTAKYLGIILSVVGIFCLAECKEVYQFILCLSLLYGVGSGILMTCLISSVSTWFNRRRAHATAIASIGGSIGGIVFPIMLRKLYSEVGYAWAIRTLAFIITACLVLSTVLTRENAAVMKYQREKLPWRKTLQIYVRYSLDLGSLKDCKFLFCTLGCCFAENGLIITTTYFPSYAISKGVPESTSYALIAIINGCGILGRCSGYIADRFTGRFMIITICLLLMTLLSLVMWLPFGHSLKVLYAFSALFGAVCSSILSLVPVAMSQICRTEDFGKRFGLMYLMTALASLAVMPAGGAIIGNGGAKQYDNFIIYCSVLTFSAATSYITSRFFAVGTKRVKF, translated from the coding sequence ATGAGTGAAACAAAGCTAGAAGGGCGCGAGGAAACTCTTGTTGACAACGATTTGAGTTTGTTCCCAGACGGTGGCCGTGAGGCGTACACGGTTGTCGCTGGGGCTTGCATGGGACTGACATCCGTTTTCGGTGTAGTAAATTCTGTGGGAGCAATCCAGGCATACATATCAGAACACCAGCTCAAGGCAGTGCGCACATCGACTGTGTCATGGATTTTCGCATTGTACGTGTTTGCTGTGTTCGCTAGTAATGTTCTATGCGGCTGCTACTTTGACCGCAACGGTTGCAGGACGGCGAAGTATTTGGGCATCATCTTATCAGTGGTTGGCATATTCTGCCTTGCCGAGTGCAAAGAAGTGTATCAGTTTATTCTGTGCCTCAGTCTGTTGTACGGCGTAGGATCTGGCATTCTCATGACTTGCTTAATATCTAGCGTTTCCACATGGTTCAACAGGAGAAGGGCTCATGCAACCGCCATTGCTAGCATAGGGGGGTCGATTGGGGGCATCGTGTTCCCCATAATGCTGCGAAAGCTTTACAGCGAGGTTGGATACGCGTGGGCTATCCGAACCCTAGCCTTCATAATAACTGCGTGCCTGGTGCTATCTACCGTTCTAACGAGAGAGAATGCAGCTGTCATGAAATATCAAAGGGAAAAACTACCTTGGAGAAAAACACTGCAAATTTATGTCAGATACAGCTTGGACTTGGGTAGCTTGAAGGACtgcaagtttttgttttgcaCACTTGGCTGCTGTTTCGCAGAGAACGGCCTTATTATTACTACTACTTACTTCCCCTCATACGCAATTTCTAAGGGAGTCCCTGAAAGCACGTCCTATGCTCTTATTGCCATAATCAACGGTTGCGGAATCCTCGGAAGGTGTTCTGGCTACATTGCTGACCGCTTTACTGGTCGCTTCATGATTATAACAATATGTCTGCTTCTCATGACTTTGCTCAGCCTTGTGATGTGGCTACCATTTGGCCATAGCCTGAAGGTTTTGTATGCGTTCTCTGCGCTCTTCGGCGCTGTGTGCTCTTCGATACTATCCCTGGTGCCGGTGGCAATGAGTCAGATATGCCGCACTGAGGATTTTGGCAAGAGGTTTGGCTTAATGTATCTCATGACAGCCTTAGCCAGCTTGGCTGTCATGCCTGCTGGGGGCGCCATTATCGGAAATGGTGGCGCGAAGCAGTACGACAATTTCATAATATACTGCTCAGTGCTGACATTTTCCGCGGCAACTTCCTACATCACTAGTCGTTTCTTCGCAGTGGGAACTAAACGTGTTAAGTTTTGA
- the MSD1 gene encoding aspartate--tRNA ligase MSD1 (similar to uniprot|P15179 Saccharomyces cerevisiae YPL104W Mitochondrial aspartyl-tRNA synthetase, required for acylation of aspartyl-tRNA; yeast and bacterial aspartyl-, asparaginyl-, and lysyl-tRNA synthetases contain regions with high sequence similarity, suggesting a common ancestral gene) yields MYSFQSGLLPLKNEVPKISFVSFTISLVTNNYTSMMLRSRLVLVRQWERRYSELVNPKIIKERFKLNKEAQPIKALLNRGNSDAVVINGWIDKKPRSVGKGLIFSTLRDTEGDLIQLVDHKSLLKSASVEDVVQVEGHLALKESRGDSDPAQYELRVLNINTLNKSSKKPSQLLGFKIQESYPPEFRYLQLRLPKYQNFLQKRHQIAQNIRELLNLQGFLEVETPVLFKSTPEGAREFLVPARNKQDGKPTFYALPQSPQQYKQLLMASGIQKYYQFARCFRDEDLRSDRQPEFTQVDLEMAFASGDKIMHVVEDTMVSTWNKFSSSEALQTVDKNGLLVAVTGSQPVSRMSYKTAMTHYGIDKPDLRFRDLKIVDMSEFKARGKENILFPVFEVLILRNAFSTVEEYHKNWAFLSNEHNYRYRTPIVVPVETEELERSWFEKFLPIADFENPTLMARFLNLKKGDIVCGSTRQPTSAIFENPTPLGRLRQLAIQSPYGKKLYQKSEGAVATWVVDFPLFSPVEREVVGKETKQLYPVYESDKVTSTHHPFTMVQLDDLAKLSKAPLSCAGQHYDFVLNGVELGGGSTRIHDPELQKYVFKDILKIKEPEKLFGHLLTAFENGTPPHAGLAIGFDRMVAMICGSENIRDVIAFPKSVSGADLVVGSPSSILES; encoded by the coding sequence ATgtattcttttcaaagtggGCTTCTTCCCTTAAAGAACGAGGTGCCAAAAATTAGCTTTGTTAGTTTTACCATATCGCTTGTCACTAACAATTATACTTCAATGATGCTCAGAAGCCggcttgttcttgtcagGCAGTGGGAACGGAGGTACAGCGAGCTTGTCAATCCGAAGATAATCAAAGAGAGGTTTAAGCTAAACaaagaagctcaaccaATCAAAGCTCTATTGAACCGAGGCAATTCTGATGCAGTGGTGATCAACGGGTGGATAGACAAAAAACCTAGGAGCGTCGGCAAAGGACTGATATTTAGCACTCTGAGAGATACCGAAGGTGATTTGATCCAACTTGTTGACCACAAATCATTACTAAAATCGGCTAGTGTTGAGGATGTTGTTCAGGTTGAAGGGCACTTAGCGCTAAAGGAAAGCAGAGGGGACTCAGACCCCGCACAATACGAACTCAGGGTCTTGAACATCAATACTCTCAATAAATCCAGCAAAAAGCCCTCTCAACTTTTaggtttcaaaattcaagagagCTATCCGCCGGAATTCAGATACCTACAATTACGGCTCCCTAAGTATCAGAATTTTTTGCAGAAGAGACATCAAATTGCCCAGAATATAAGGGAGCTCTTGAATCTTCAAGGcttccttgaagttgaaactCCAGTTCTATTCAAATCAACTCCTGAAGGGGCTCGCGAATTTTTGGTTCCGGCGAGAAATAAACAAGATGGGAAGCCTACATTTTATGCCTTGCCACAGAGCCCACAACAGTACAAACAGCTTCTCATGGCAAGTGGTATCCAAAAATACTACCAGTTTGCTCGGTGTTTTCGTGATGAGGATCTTAGGAGCGACAGGCAACCAGAGTTCACTCAGGTTGATCTGGAAATGGCGTTCGCGTCTGGCGATAAGATAATGCATGTTGTCGAAGATACAATGGTGAGCACTTGGAATAAGTTTTCCAGTAGCGAAGCCCTGCAGACGGTTGACAAAAATGGCCTTTTAGTGGCTGTGACAGGGTCGCAGCCAGTGAGTAGAATGAGCTACAAAACGGCGATGACGCACTACGGCATAGACAAACCTGACCTAAGATTTCGGGACCTGAAAATTGTTGACATGTCAGAATTCAAAGCGCGGGGCAAGGAGAATATATTGTttcctgtttttgaagttcttaTTCTCCGAAATGCTTTCAGCACTGTCGAAGAGTATCATAAAAATTGGGCGTTCCTTTCAAATGAACACAACTATAGATATAGGACCCCCATTGTAGTGCCAGTAGAAACAGAGGAATTGGAAAGATCAtggtttgaaaagtttttgCCAATTgcagattttgaaaatcCCACACTAATGGCTCGTTTTCTAAATCTTAAGAAGGGTGACATTGTATGTGGGTCCACAAGGCAGCCAACAAGTGCGATTTTTGAGAACCCTACGCCTTTAGGAAGACTGAGGCAACTTGCGATTCAATCACCATatggaaagaagctttaCCAGAAAAGTGAAGGCGCAGTTGCAACTTGGGTGGTTGACTTCCCACTTTTTTCTCCAGTGGAGCGTGAGGTAGTCGGAAAGGAAACAAAACAGCTGTATCCCGTCTACGAGTCAGATAAAGTGACATCAACTCATCACCCATTTACTATGGTTCAGCTGGATGACTTGGCAAAGCTTTCTAAAGCACCTCTATCATGTGCCGGTCAACACTAtgactttgttttgaatggTGTGGAGCTTGGGGGTGGTTCAACTAGAATTCACGATCCGGAGCTGCAGAAAtatgttttcaaagatattctcaaaatcaaagagcCAGAAAAGTTGTTTGGTCATCTCCTCACTGCTTTTGAGAATGGGACGCCTCCACATGCGGGACTTGCCATAGGTTTTGATCGGATGGTTGCGATGATATGCGGATCTGAAAACATTCGAGATGTTATCGCATTCCCCAAAAGTGTTAGCGGTGCTGATCTGGTAGTGGGTAGCCCAAGTAGCATCTTAGAAAGTTAG